From a single Gracilimonas sp. genomic region:
- a CDS encoding pyridoxal phosphate-dependent aminotransferase family protein yields the protein MDLFDKLEGRPSPLGPFTSEGYGYYTFPKLEGPLGPEMQFNGKDMVVWSINDYLGIGSNEEIKKVDTEATAKYSLSAPMGARLMTGNTTEHEKLEEELAAFVHKESAQLLNYGYQGIMSTIHSLVDRNDFLIYDELSHACIVDGKQLSMADKSVFKHNDIESFKKQLYRADKKRKDNSSILVVTEGVFGMTGDLGILKEIIELKKEVPFRLLVDDAHGIGTMGEDGSGTGTHLGIQDGIDVYFGTFAKSFALIGAFIASEPRVIEFLKANSRSQVFAKSLPLPMAVTARKRLQMIKDHPEWREQLWSNTLKLREGLRDLGYTVLPSESPVTPVLTKGSTDLCQDIMRKLREEHGVFVSGVAYPVVPKGTVLIRLIPTAAHNDAHIEKTLKAFGAIKEFVFEAAEKLSA from the coding sequence ATGGATTTATTTGATAAGCTTGAGGGCCGACCAAGTCCGCTTGGCCCATTCACTTCTGAAGGTTACGGGTACTACACTTTTCCTAAACTGGAAGGACCTTTGGGACCGGAAATGCAATTCAACGGCAAGGATATGGTCGTTTGGAGTATTAACGACTACCTCGGCATTGGAAGCAACGAGGAAATTAAAAAAGTGGACACTGAAGCCACCGCAAAATACAGCCTGAGTGCACCAATGGGTGCCCGGCTGATGACCGGTAACACTACCGAGCACGAAAAACTGGAAGAAGAACTGGCAGCTTTTGTACACAAAGAATCTGCTCAGCTTCTCAACTATGGTTATCAGGGCATTATGAGTACCATCCACTCCCTGGTAGATCGCAATGACTTCCTTATTTACGATGAGCTGAGCCACGCTTGTATTGTAGATGGAAAGCAGCTTTCCATGGCCGACAAGTCTGTGTTTAAGCATAACGACATCGAAAGCTTTAAAAAGCAACTGTACCGTGCCGACAAAAAACGCAAAGACAATTCTTCCATCCTTGTTGTAACGGAAGGTGTTTTTGGCATGACCGGAGACCTCGGTATTCTTAAAGAAATTATTGAGCTCAAAAAAGAAGTGCCTTTCCGCTTGTTGGTAGATGATGCCCACGGTATTGGAACAATGGGTGAAGACGGTTCCGGTACAGGAACACACCTTGGCATTCAGGATGGAATTGATGTGTACTTCGGTACTTTCGCAAAATCATTTGCCTTGATCGGAGCTTTTATTGCTTCCGAGCCGCGTGTTATTGAATTCCTGAAAGCCAACTCACGCAGTCAGGTATTTGCTAAATCACTACCTCTGCCTATGGCTGTTACTGCACGCAAACGCCTGCAGATGATTAAAGATCATCCTGAGTGGCGAGAACAACTGTGGAGTAATACACTCAAACTTCGCGAAGGACTTCGTGATCTGGGATATACGGTTCTTCCATCAGAAAGCCCGGTAACTCCGGTTCTGACTAAAGGAAGCACGGATCTATGCCAGGATATTATGCGCAAGCTTCGTGAAGAACACGGCGTATTTGTAAGTGGTGTTGCCTATCCGGTAGTTCCTAAAGGAACAGTACTGATTCGCCTCATCCCTACCGCAGCTCATAACGATGCACACATCGAAAAAACTCTTAAAGCTTTTGGGGCAATCAAAGAGTTTGTATTCGAAGCTGCTGAAAAGCTTAGTGCTTAA
- a CDS encoding UBP-type zinc finger domain-containing protein has product MIKVVNTAEDVCPDCVEQDSSWVHLRMCMTCGYVGCCDSSPNKHARAHFEESHHPIIRSVEPGEEWRWCYIDELYMRP; this is encoded by the coding sequence ATGATCAAGGTTGTAAATACTGCCGAAGATGTTTGCCCGGATTGTGTGGAGCAGGACAGTTCTTGGGTTCACCTGCGCATGTGTATGACTTGTGGTTATGTGGGTTGCTGCGATTCATCCCCAAACAAACACGCCCGCGCTCATTTCGAGGAATCTCATCATCCCATCATCCGCTCTGTCGAACCCGGTGAAGAATGGCGCTGGTGTTATATCGATGAACTATACATGAGGCCCTGA
- a CDS encoding ATP-binding protein, producing the protein MDDYIVKGIQSFPQFSEVPEDQIREYVRLSEVCTYQPDEVIVKPGDEINKMYLLLEGNIRLQLKRGDQFTVIDTFEAGDLTGKLPFSRLQSSLAYVTVIEESTVLITHEDKFPEIAAHYQLIESFVHALSDRIRHFTTQQQQNEKLLALGKLSAGLAHELNNPASAMVRSATSLKANLHAKPEKFKGMMELKLSEEQVDAINKVIFNKLNAEIPSLSLIERTSLEDDLADWMEGHGIEEAYELAETFAEHGFDVESLEQIKDIGDEALLPPVFKWIEDVFVTEKMIAEVEDASRRISDLVSSVKTYSHMDQANEKQPVELEKLLKSTLSILNHQIKEKQVSVEVNIPDDLPEFCGFVSELNQVWMNLLDNAVDAIEKEGRIEVSAEAKNGDLRIYFKDNGTGIPEDIQTKIFDPFFTTKGIGEGTGLGLDFVRKIVNKHNGTISVQSKPGETIFELCFPLN; encoded by the coding sequence ATGGACGACTATATCGTAAAAGGGATTCAATCGTTTCCTCAGTTTTCCGAGGTTCCGGAAGATCAAATTCGGGAGTATGTTCGGTTGTCGGAAGTGTGCACTTACCAACCGGATGAGGTGATTGTAAAGCCCGGTGACGAAATCAACAAGATGTACCTGCTGCTTGAAGGAAACATTCGGCTGCAACTTAAGCGGGGAGACCAATTTACCGTTATCGATACTTTTGAAGCCGGCGACCTCACCGGAAAGCTTCCCTTTTCAAGACTTCAATCGTCTCTGGCTTATGTAACTGTAATAGAGGAATCGACTGTTTTAATCACCCATGAGGATAAATTCCCCGAAATTGCTGCTCATTATCAGCTAATCGAATCTTTTGTGCATGCCCTCTCCGATCGTATTCGTCATTTCACTACCCAGCAGCAACAAAACGAGAAATTACTGGCCCTGGGTAAACTATCTGCCGGTTTAGCCCATGAGCTGAATAATCCCGCTTCGGCTATGGTCAGAAGCGCTACTTCCCTGAAAGCAAACCTTCACGCCAAACCCGAAAAGTTTAAAGGCATGATGGAGCTCAAACTTTCAGAAGAACAAGTGGATGCCATAAACAAGGTGATTTTCAATAAGCTGAATGCTGAGATTCCCTCCCTTTCTTTGATAGAAAGAACATCGCTTGAAGATGACCTGGCTGATTGGATGGAAGGTCACGGTATTGAAGAAGCTTATGAACTGGCAGAAACATTTGCTGAACACGGATTCGATGTAGAGTCTCTTGAACAAATCAAAGATATCGGTGATGAAGCCTTGCTCCCCCCGGTTTTTAAATGGATTGAAGATGTGTTTGTTACCGAAAAGATGATTGCTGAGGTTGAGGATGCATCTCGTCGTATTTCTGACCTGGTTTCGTCGGTGAAAACCTATTCGCATATGGATCAGGCAAATGAGAAGCAGCCGGTTGAACTGGAAAAGTTGTTGAAAAGCACGCTCAGTATTTTAAATCATCAAATAAAAGAAAAACAGGTATCGGTAGAAGTAAACATCCCCGATGATTTACCAGAGTTTTGTGGGTTTGTGAGTGAATTGAATCAGGTATGGATGAACCTGCTCGACAATGCCGTTGATGCGATTGAGAAAGAGGGCCGTATCGAGGTTTCTGCCGAGGCCAAAAACGGAGACCTTAGAATTTATTTTAAAGACAATGGAACAGGCATCCCGGAGGACATTCAAACCAAAATTTTCGATCCTTTTTTTACAACCAAAGGTATAGGAGAAGGAACCGGCCTCGGTCTCGATTTTGTCCGTAAAATTGTAAATAAGCACAATGGCACCATCTCCGTACAATCCAAACCCGGCGAAACCATCTTCGAACTCTGTTTTCCACTTAACTAA
- a CDS encoding TIGR03545 family protein, which translates to MRIGGIITVLVLAGIGFAATYFITEEWVEGQIEYQGSILNEAKVELDGFDFSLWDLHIKWSRLQVANSNNTMQNTFETGETEFSMEFWPLILRNKVIVDNVRLTGFQMDTERETDGSFEIPEEVKNEEPGFVYSVVSQVTSEAKKNAEVKFTDVRDDLNVDSLMAKVNIQSVDKIDSLRQGIQQKYAKWDSTFKNTKVNEEVAKVRSTVESINPKEIKNPKQVVEAIENVQKLRKQVDSLKTRAEKLKKDFEQDYGTTRNDIDQVDNWIRDDYQRALSVAKLPDLDVQNIGKALFGQNLLGDYAAYLEYVAIAREYGSRLVGEEDSVQEIPRYEGLDYEFSDKYDYPGFWFKNIELSGKTKSDISISGTVTDISSSQKKTGQPVKFNVQGQDENEVALTVNGEFNYLEEEPRESFRVNYSGFTLSKARLSGSDLLPYELKTGTGELNVEMSIIDKRIDSRIDYLAKNISFDFAAAGKPKNRVESLIRNAIGSTDQVDVTALVDNVDGPLRVRVRSNVDDLFMNALKQTVSQEVENAKRKIRAEVQKEVAGKKQQLEKLKAEKEAELRKRYEELQAKVDEQLQVVEEKKKELEERKKELEDSLKDKIKDKIGIDF; encoded by the coding sequence ATGAGAATAGGCGGAATAATTACGGTTTTAGTACTGGCGGGCATTGGATTTGCCGCAACTTATTTCATTACCGAGGAGTGGGTGGAAGGGCAAATTGAATACCAGGGTAGCATATTGAATGAAGCCAAAGTAGAGCTGGATGGTTTTGATTTCAGCTTATGGGACCTCCACATAAAATGGAGCCGTTTGCAGGTGGCTAATTCCAACAACACCATGCAAAACACTTTCGAAACCGGGGAAACCGAGTTCAGCATGGAGTTCTGGCCCCTTATTCTCCGTAACAAAGTGATTGTAGATAATGTGAGGCTGACAGGCTTTCAGATGGACACGGAACGCGAAACGGATGGTTCGTTTGAAATACCGGAAGAAGTTAAGAATGAAGAACCCGGATTTGTGTATAGCGTGGTTAGTCAGGTGACCAGCGAGGCAAAAAAGAATGCCGAAGTTAAATTTACGGATGTTCGGGACGACCTGAATGTGGACAGCCTGATGGCAAAGGTGAATATTCAATCCGTTGATAAAATTGATTCGCTAAGGCAGGGAATTCAGCAGAAGTATGCCAAATGGGACAGTACCTTTAAGAATACAAAGGTGAATGAAGAGGTTGCCAAAGTTCGGAGTACGGTGGAATCCATCAACCCAAAAGAAATTAAAAACCCGAAGCAGGTGGTGGAGGCCATTGAAAATGTGCAGAAACTTCGAAAACAGGTAGATTCACTGAAAACCCGTGCCGAAAAACTGAAGAAAGACTTTGAACAGGATTATGGAACTACCCGAAATGATATTGACCAGGTGGATAACTGGATCAGGGATGATTATCAGCGGGCTCTCAGCGTTGCCAAACTACCGGATTTGGACGTTCAGAATATTGGGAAAGCCTTATTTGGTCAAAATTTGTTAGGTGACTATGCCGCTTATCTTGAATACGTAGCTATTGCCCGGGAGTATGGAAGCCGGTTGGTTGGGGAAGAGGATTCGGTGCAGGAAATCCCAAGATATGAGGGGCTGGATTACGAGTTTTCGGATAAATATGATTATCCGGGATTCTGGTTTAAAAACATTGAACTGTCCGGTAAAACAAAATCGGATATCTCTATTTCAGGAACGGTAACCGATATCAGCAGCAGCCAGAAAAAGACCGGTCAGCCGGTAAAGTTTAATGTGCAGGGGCAGGATGAGAATGAGGTTGCATTGACGGTAAACGGCGAGTTTAATTACCTGGAAGAAGAACCGCGCGAAAGCTTTAGGGTGAATTATTCCGGCTTTACCCTATCCAAAGCGAGGTTGTCTGGCTCTGATTTGTTACCGTATGAACTGAAAACCGGAACGGGTGAACTGAATGTTGAGATGAGCATCATTGACAAGCGGATTGACAGCCGCATCGATTATCTCGCCAAAAATATCAGCTTTGATTTTGCTGCTGCTGGAAAACCCAAGAACCGGGTGGAATCCCTGATCCGAAATGCCATTGGAAGTACCGATCAGGTTGATGTTACGGCACTGGTGGATAATGTGGACGGTCCGTTACGGGTACGTGTGCGATCCAACGTGGATGATTTATTTATGAATGCGCTGAAGCAAACCGTAAGCCAGGAAGTGGAAAACGCGAAGCGTAAAATCAGGGCGGAAGTGCAGAAGGAGGTTGCCGGTAAAAAGCAGCAGCTGGAAAAGCTTAAAGCCGAAAAAGAGGCCGAGCTGCGCAAACGCTACGAAGAACTTCAGGCCAAAGTAGATGAGCAGCTGCAAGTTGTAGAAGAAAAAAAGAAAGAGCTGGAAGAGCGCAAGAAAGAATTAGAAGACTCGCTGAAGGACAAGATCAAAGACAAGATTGGGATTGATTTCTAA
- a CDS encoding endonuclease gives MAYPNSITQKAAALIFVFSLLFSTSAFSQSCPTQGTQIFPELSGQELLDALVQEYGTTDNISYDNARDILYSEIDNKNDSLTTIYTGYRIYLDPNNDPSTDAFEKDVNAEHSWPQSKGASTEPARSDMHHLFPAYSRANSARGNHPFYEIPDQETDTWWRLDQDVSNPDGNVVDEYSEYRDSHPNSSYSASWEPRESVKGDIARAVFYFYTMYKTQADNADPIFFEIQKDFLRNWNSVDAVSTTEYERTCAIADIQGNEVNPFVIDPSLVERAYFEGEISQTNVEFSASVLNFSEGDGAIEIELSITNPNADTATTVDVIYSGGTATSGDDFQVFTSQSVTFPAGSLDRQSVTLTLIDDDLEEGDETILLGLENVSGPQQAVIGSANSTEITIRDNDGETPSAAWINEMHYDNDGGDQGEFVEIAVNSEFADLTDVTLSLYNGNGGSVYATYSGNDFTAGDTENGISIFYVDLPVNGLQNGSPDGMSLDIGGELIQFLSYEGAFTAVDGPAQDVESTDIGVEQPGNSSVGSSLSLEGTGSAYKDFSWAFTESNTKGSVNTNQTFETPTSNEDENPTIADDFNLHQNYPNPFNPTTNISYELKNAVDVTLSVYNVLGQKVVTLVDGMKSAGSHMATFDASGLSSGVYFYQLRAGEVTFTQKMLLSK, from the coding sequence ATGGCATACCCAAATTCCATCACCCAAAAAGCAGCGGCTTTAATCTTTGTGTTTTCACTGCTTTTCTCCACCTCCGCATTTTCTCAAAGTTGTCCGACACAAGGCACCCAGATTTTTCCAGAACTCTCCGGGCAGGAACTGCTGGATGCATTGGTACAGGAATACGGAACCACAGATAACATCAGCTATGATAACGCCCGGGATATTCTCTATTCTGAAATTGATAATAAAAATGATTCTTTGACCACAATTTATACCGGCTATAGAATCTATCTCGATCCCAATAACGATCCAAGTACGGATGCTTTTGAAAAAGACGTAAACGCAGAACACAGCTGGCCGCAAAGTAAGGGAGCTTCAACGGAGCCTGCTCGTTCCGATATGCATCATCTTTTTCCGGCCTATTCCCGCGCCAACAGTGCCCGCGGAAATCACCCTTTTTATGAAATTCCGGACCAGGAAACCGATACCTGGTGGCGTCTTGATCAGGATGTTTCCAATCCTGATGGCAATGTAGTTGATGAATACAGCGAGTACAGGGATTCACACCCCAACAGTTCTTATTCGGCCAGCTGGGAACCCCGCGAAAGCGTAAAAGGTGATATTGCCCGTGCCGTTTTCTACTTCTACACCATGTACAAAACACAGGCCGACAATGCCGACCCTATTTTCTTTGAAATTCAGAAAGATTTTCTCCGCAACTGGAATTCTGTGGACGCGGTTTCAACCACGGAATACGAGAGGACGTGTGCCATCGCGGATATACAAGGGAATGAAGTGAACCCATTTGTGATTGACCCATCCCTGGTAGAGCGCGCTTATTTTGAAGGTGAAATCAGCCAGACTAACGTAGAATTTTCAGCTTCTGTTTTGAACTTCAGTGAAGGAGACGGAGCCATAGAAATCGAGCTTTCCATCACCAACCCAAATGCAGATACAGCCACTACGGTGGATGTGATTTACTCGGGTGGAACCGCTACTTCCGGCGATGACTTCCAGGTCTTTACCAGCCAAAGCGTAACCTTCCCGGCCGGATCCTTAGATCGACAATCGGTGACTCTCACCTTAATTGATGATGACCTGGAAGAAGGAGACGAAACCATTTTATTGGGATTAGAAAACGTTTCCGGGCCACAGCAAGCGGTGATTGGGTCTGCGAACTCCACTGAGATTACCATTCGGGATAATGATGGGGAAACACCCTCAGCTGCCTGGATAAATGAAATGCATTATGATAATGACGGCGGTGATCAGGGGGAATTTGTAGAAATTGCGGTAAATTCGGAATTCGCTGACCTCACCGATGTCACCCTAAGCCTGTACAACGGAAATGGCGGCTCCGTTTATGCCACCTACTCCGGCAACGATTTTACCGCCGGCGATACCGAAAACGGTATTTCCATTTTCTATGTGGATCTTCCGGTAAACGGATTACAAAACGGTAGCCCGGATGGCATGAGCCTGGATATTGGCGGCGAACTCATTCAGTTTCTTTCTTATGAAGGTGCTTTTACTGCGGTTGACGGCCCTGCCCAGGATGTTGAAAGTACGGACATTGGAGTGGAACAGCCCGGCAACAGTTCTGTGGGCAGTTCACTTTCTCTTGAAGGAACCGGTTCAGCATACAAGGACTTTAGCTGGGCATTCACCGAATCTAACACTAAAGGCTCGGTGAACACCAATCAGACCTTTGAAACTCCTACTTCCAATGAAGACGAAAACCCAACCATCGCCGACGATTTCAACCTTCACCAAAACTACCCAAATCCGTTTAACCCAACTACCAACATTAGTTATGAGTTAAAAAATGCGGTTGATGTTACCCTGTCCGTTTATAATGTACTTGGACAAAAAGTTGTGACTTTGGTGGATGGAATGAAAAGTGCCGGTTCACATATGGCCACGTTTGATGCTTCCGGTTTATCCAGCGGAGTGTATTTCTATCAGCTGAGAGCCGGTGAAGTTACCTTCACACAGAAGATGTTGCTATCTAAATAA
- a CDS encoding FAD-dependent oxidoreductase yields the protein MSKPIIFVIDDDAQVLRAVTRDLRNKYRSEYRIMSTDSCREALESLPELKKKGETVALFLSDQRMPEMMGVEFLEKARQTYPDAKRVLLTAYSDMEAAIKAINDVQLDYYLLKPWDPPEEKLYPVLDDQLDEWLADFKPEFHGIRLVGYQYSPKSHAVKDYLSGNLIPYRWLDIEANDKARELLDDYEINTNDLPAIFFEDGSHFTEPSPKTIAEKLGRNPTANETIYDVAIIGAGPAGLAAAVYGGSEGLKTLLIEKRAPGGQAGTSSRIENYLGFPKGLSGSDLARRAITQAKRFGVEFLSPQEVVDISLTDQYKTVKMADGSEINAKAVVVTTGVNYRKLESKGISDFTGAGIYYGAAMTEAHAFKDKQVYIVGGGNSAGQAAMYLSTFAKDVKILIRGKSLVSSMSSYLIHQLNDTENIEVIAHTEVEEACGDGKLEKLVLFNNQKDDRQDVEADGLFIFIGARPYTDWIKADVIKSERGFIETGRDLQRYDNFKKTWKLDRQPFLLETCSPGIFAAGDVRAGAMNRVASAVGEGSMAIKYVHEYLADSNT from the coding sequence ATGAGTAAACCGATCATTTTTGTAATTGATGATGATGCCCAGGTCCTTCGTGCGGTAACGAGAGATTTGCGCAACAAATACCGCAGTGAGTATCGGATTATGAGTACCGATTCTTGCAGAGAAGCCCTGGAGTCGTTGCCTGAGCTGAAGAAAAAGGGTGAAACAGTAGCACTCTTTCTCAGCGATCAGCGCATGCCGGAGATGATGGGAGTCGAGTTTCTGGAAAAGGCCAGGCAAACCTACCCCGATGCCAAGCGCGTGTTACTGACTGCTTATTCCGATATGGAAGCCGCTATCAAAGCCATCAACGATGTGCAGCTGGATTATTATTTATTGAAACCCTGGGATCCTCCCGAAGAAAAACTTTATCCTGTTCTGGATGACCAACTGGATGAATGGCTCGCTGATTTCAAACCGGAATTTCATGGAATACGACTGGTAGGCTATCAGTACTCGCCAAAGTCTCATGCGGTCAAAGACTACCTTTCCGGAAATCTGATTCCCTACCGCTGGCTTGATATTGAAGCTAATGATAAAGCCCGGGAGCTTCTGGATGATTACGAAATCAATACCAACGACCTACCAGCTATCTTTTTTGAAGATGGAAGTCATTTTACCGAACCCTCCCCTAAAACCATTGCTGAGAAGCTGGGAAGAAATCCCACCGCAAATGAAACCATTTATGACGTAGCTATCATTGGTGCCGGTCCTGCCGGACTTGCCGCAGCCGTTTACGGAGGTTCGGAAGGACTGAAAACACTGCTTATCGAAAAGCGGGCGCCGGGCGGCCAGGCGGGAACAAGCTCGCGGATCGAAAATTATCTCGGATTCCCCAAAGGATTGAGTGGGTCTGATTTAGCCCGCCGTGCCATCACACAGGCGAAACGTTTTGGCGTGGAGTTTTTATCTCCGCAGGAAGTGGTTGACATCTCACTCACCGATCAATACAAAACCGTAAAAATGGCGGACGGTTCTGAGATTAATGCCAAGGCGGTGGTGGTTACCACCGGGGTTAATTACCGGAAGCTGGAAAGCAAAGGGATTTCCGATTTTACGGGCGCCGGGATTTACTATGGTGCAGCCATGACGGAAGCCCATGCTTTCAAGGATAAGCAGGTGTACATCGTTGGGGGTGGGAACTCAGCAGGACAAGCCGCTATGTATTTATCCACTTTTGCAAAAGACGTGAAGATTTTGATTCGCGGAAAATCGTTGGTTTCAAGCATGTCTTCGTACCTGATACATCAGCTTAATGATACAGAAAACATCGAAGTGATAGCCCACACCGAAGTGGAAGAAGCCTGTGGTGATGGAAAGCTTGAGAAGTTGGTTTTGTTCAATAATCAGAAAGACGACCGGCAAGATGTGGAGGCAGATGGACTCTTCATTTTTATCGGTGCCCGGCCCTATACCGACTGGATCAAAGCGGATGTTATTAAAAGTGAACGCGGATTTATTGAAACCGGGAGAGATCTGCAGCGATACGATAATTTTAAAAAAACTTGGAAGCTGGACCGACAGCCATTTCTGTTAGAAACTTGCTCACCCGGTATTTTTGCGGCCGGCGATGTGCGTGCCGGAGCCATGAATCGTGTGGCCTCTGCTGTGGGGGAAGGGTCCATGGCCATCAAATATGTTCATGAATACCTGGCAGATTCAAATACCTGA
- a CDS encoding TIGR03546 family protein has translation MFLLMRYIAKLLKALASEASPGQIAGGIILGMIIGLTPLSSLHNLLIVVLILVLKVNIGMAILSFTIFSGIAYLADPLFHSFGVWLLELESMQETWTAMYNNEWVALTEFYNTVVIGSFVIAILLCFPVFSLVRYGVLQYREHIHAKIQKWKIVQAFKGTKFYSIYQTVNRVRG, from the coding sequence ATGTTCTTGTTAATGCGTTACATCGCCAAGCTGCTAAAAGCACTGGCTTCTGAAGCCTCGCCTGGGCAGATAGCAGGTGGTATCATCCTTGGAATGATAATCGGGCTTACTCCCCTGTCGTCGTTGCATAATCTGTTAATTGTTGTGCTGATTCTGGTACTTAAAGTCAATATCGGGATGGCCATTCTCTCATTTACCATCTTCAGCGGAATAGCTTATCTCGCAGACCCGCTATTTCACAGCTTCGGAGTTTGGTTGCTGGAGCTGGAAAGTATGCAGGAAACCTGGACGGCAATGTATAACAACGAATGGGTTGCTCTTACCGAATTCTATAACACCGTAGTTATCGGAAGTTTTGTGATCGCCATTTTACTATGCTTCCCTGTTTTTTCATTGGTCCGGTATGGGGTTTTGCAGTATCGGGAGCACATTCATGCCAAAATCCAAAAATGGAAGATTGTGCAGGCTTTTAAGGGCACTAAATTCTACAGCATTTATCAAACAGTAAACAGGGTGAGAGGATAA
- a CDS encoding DsbA family protein, with protein MSDLYAEISDDDYMLGNPDAPVTLLEYGDYECPYSRLGYRFSQMLLKKYKQKLKFVFRNFPLRKKHPNAQLAAEAALCAGAQDRFWEMHNLLFKHNRRLSENRILEFAEDIGLDLYRFKVNLTTNEFAGRVTADFRGGVKSGVDDTPTFFVNGKRYSGELDYNQLKAFVDTFLN; from the coding sequence ATGAGCGATTTATATGCTGAAATATCAGATGATGACTATATGCTGGGTAACCCTGATGCACCAGTCACATTGCTCGAATATGGTGACTATGAGTGCCCATACAGCCGGCTGGGATATCGTTTTTCGCAGATGTTGCTGAAGAAGTATAAGCAGAAGCTGAAGTTTGTATTCCGAAATTTCCCGCTTCGCAAAAAACACCCGAACGCTCAGTTAGCAGCTGAGGCGGCTTTGTGCGCCGGTGCTCAGGATCGGTTCTGGGAGATGCACAACCTGCTTTTTAAACACAACCGAAGGCTGAGTGAAAACAGAATTCTTGAATTTGCTGAAGATATCGGGCTCGATTTATATCGCTTTAAGGTAAACCTGACAACCAATGAATTTGCCGGTCGGGTTACCGCTGATTTCCGGGGTGGTGTTAAAAGCGGCGTAGACGACACTCCTACTTTTTTTGTGAACGGAAAGCGATATTCCGGTGAATTGGATTATAATCAATTGAAGGCTTTTGTTGATACTTTCCTGAACTAA
- a CDS encoding choice-of-anchor B family protein: MFNRSPLPVAITVLALFFSSCDLSETKEKSDAPFPCKDGTAMDYACDNVDLFAHVSIFELTGQSSGVYLNDIWGWTDPQTEKEYALVGLTNGMSFVDISDPENPVVVGRMPESNLNAKYKALPLDQYPACNLGLGTTARSKSINQGSSWRDVKVYDNHAFVVSDAQPHGMQVLDLTKLRDYDGSPILLEHDALYDQFGPSHNIVINEQTGFAYAAGVTQSMMCGSRDSTGLHMIDIRDPKNPTYSGCYIDTEPGFYRVAPGYIHDAQCVIYSGPDSEHQGKEVCFNSAEGNVVIADVSDKENPTTIGFERQADMQYSHQGWLTEDQSYFLMNDELDERNLGRGTKTYVWDVRDLENPEFVGYYEHSTFSIDHNLYVKGNYAYETNYNSGLQILDLSDVENANLERVAYFDTQPATDASSFKGTWSNYPYFESGMVILSDIETGLFIVRPNLD, translated from the coding sequence ATGTTTAACCGTTCCCCTTTACCTGTCGCCATCACCGTTTTGGCCCTGTTTTTTTCAAGCTGTGACCTTTCCGAAACAAAAGAAAAAAGTGACGCCCCTTTTCCTTGCAAAGATGGCACCGCCATGGATTATGCTTGTGACAATGTGGATTTATTCGCCCATGTTTCCATATTTGAGCTTACCGGACAGTCATCCGGGGTGTATTTAAATGATATTTGGGGCTGGACCGATCCACAAACCGAAAAAGAATATGCATTGGTTGGCCTGACGAACGGAATGTCTTTTGTGGATATTTCTGATCCCGAGAACCCGGTAGTGGTTGGCCGGATGCCGGAATCGAACCTTAATGCAAAGTATAAAGCGCTTCCGCTTGATCAATATCCGGCTTGTAATCTCGGGCTTGGAACCACAGCACGATCCAAATCAATCAATCAGGGCTCTTCCTGGCGCGATGTGAAAGTGTATGACAATCATGCATTCGTGGTTAGTGATGCTCAGCCCCATGGAATGCAGGTGCTGGACCTCACCAAACTTCGCGACTACGACGGCTCACCCATATTGCTCGAGCATGATGCTTTATACGACCAGTTCGGGCCATCCCACAACATTGTTATAAACGAGCAAACCGGTTTTGCTTATGCCGCCGGCGTAACGCAATCCATGATGTGCGGTAGCCGGGACAGCACCGGCTTACACATGATTGATATTCGTGATCCCAAAAACCCAACGTATTCCGGTTGCTACATCGATACCGAACCGGGCTTTTATCGTGTGGCTCCTGGTTATATTCACGATGCCCAGTGCGTAATTTACAGCGGACCTGATTCTGAGCACCAGGGTAAAGAAGTGTGCTTTAACTCTGCCGAAGGTAATGTGGTTATCGCCGATGTTTCAGACAAAGAAAACCCAACCACCATCGGCTTTGAGCGCCAGGCTGATATGCAGTACTCGCACCAGGGTTGGTTGACTGAAGATCAGTCTTACTTTTTAATGAATGATGAACTTGATGAGCGAAACCTCGGTCGCGGTACCAAAACGTATGTTTGGGATGTTCGCGATCTGGAGAATCCGGAATTTGTAGGATATTACGAACACAGCACCTTTTCCATTGATCACAACCTGTATGTGAAAGGAAATTATGCTTACGAAACGAATTATAATTCCGGACTGCAGATTCTTGACCTGTCGGATGTAGAAAATGCCAATCTTGAGCGCGTTGCCTATTTCGACACTCAGCCTGCCACCGATGCCTCCTCTTTTAAGGGAACCTGGAGTAACTATCCCTATTTTGAAAGCGGAATGGTTATTCTAAGTGATATCGAAACCGGCTTATTTATCGTTCGCCCTAATTTGGATTAA